The genomic DNA ATGAATGGGACTGTGAGGAGGCAGCTTTGACCAGGATgtaaagtaattaaaaacaaaacaaacaaaaaacccagaggatagagagatggctcagctaaaagcactgactactctttccaggggtcctgagttctattcccagcaaccacatggtggctcacaaccatctgtaatggaatctgatgccctcttctggtgtctgaaaacaactacgactatggtgtactcacatacataaacctttaagaaaaaaaaacaaaaaacaaaacaaacaaaccccaagtCTACAGAATAAAGTTGTTTCTCAAATACCAGACACCAACTTCTCCATAGATTTTGCTTCAACCAGCTATAAATGCCGGGTAATAAATGATTAGTAAAGAGCCATCTTTTTAAAAGGATGCTTTTTTAAACGAGAACTTTCCCCTACTTGTAAAAACTGGAGAGAACTCTATTTGGCAGACAAAACctagaatcttaaaaaaaatgtcatcCACTACTCCTACAGCAAAGACTAGAGATGACTCAGAAAACTGAGGCAAAGCAGAAaggatatatatatttaagttcTTCCAATAAATAATGTAAATCTCTGTTCTCTGGTTAAACACACGTACGCAGCTCCATTTAACTGTTACAAAAGTCAGAAAGTTAGAAGGTTCCACATTCTGTACCAGCGTTACACACATTGTATTAATTCAAGACATCTAAATGAGGTTTCATCCCAGTCCGGGGAGAGAGAGGGTCTTCACCTGATTGTAGCATAGCATACACATCAAACTGAGTCTTGAAATCAGTCTGCTGAAGCTAGGGCACGCTTCGGGTTCCTCACTTTCTCCATTGTGTTCCTCTCTACCTTCTTTGGAGGGGGAAAAACCCCAACTATATAAAGGTATCCACCCTTTTAGGAACTTTGGTAGATTGGCCAGCAGAGCGTATGGAAGGGCTTACTATAAATACATCTGAGTACAGCACAGTTCTGCCAGGACCACACACCCAAGATAAAGTTTCAACCCACACTTTCACATCAGAGAAGCCCACCCTACTCTTCAGGGCAGCACTAACATTTCCTTTCCTGCACAAACTATAGGGTAACAGCCTACCTACAGGACTCTGTAGAGACGAGGTTGACTGCCAACTtaagagaccctcctgcctctgcctcctgcgacTACCACTCAAGGAAGGAGCCACCATTCGAAAGCAAAGGACATCTTAAAGAACCAACATTAGACATGGAAATGGAATGGAGTACTCACATCTCAGAAAAGCCTCAAGCTTCCAACTGCAGTTCTAACTTCTGAAGGCCTAGGTTACAGAAATTGTCAACTATAATCCTTAAACATCTGATACGTACATACTTAAATCTTCAGTCTTACACAAGGTCTTCCCTTAGACTAAACTACCTGGCTAAATGCAGGTAGGGCAGATATCCTAGCTGAATCACATGACAATCCATATTTATGAAGGTAGGCACAAGGAGAACATAACTGAACAGACTTCAGGTAAGAAGCAAAAGCATTGTAAACCATACTATGGCACAAGCTCCCTCGTGTTAGCGGTTTTAATATGCTTATAAACAAGGGATGATTCACTTGTTTAGATTATTTGAAATACAACTTTATTCTGATTCTAAACGAAAAGAATGGGAATGACAGTAACAAACAAGATTTCACCACTGAATATTGTGATGCGACTGCAGCAGTCTTATCTTTGAAATTCAGGAAGGAAACAACTCTGTTCCAAACAGCTAAATATGCAAGTCCAAAAAATGACGGTATGTTTAACTGCCACATTCACTCGAAGCCCATTCATCTTTCAGCATCCCAATGAAGTACACGATCTGCTTAGCTAAATAAGGTGGCACACGCGCTGCACCGCTGACATCACAGGACAGTTGCCTATAAAACTAGACTTCTGACGCAGGGCTCCAGCTTCATTTTCTCACAGGTCGTCATCCTCATCCGGGAGCGCAGTCGTCTGAGCAACCTGGAgcaagaaacaaagaataaagagTCCAGATCAAAACTACCACAACCAAGTCAGGCTTAGTACAAGGACAGGCCACCAGGGATGGTTTGACTTCTAGTACCCCACATGGCTAGGCAGATCCAATGCCAACTTCTGCAGAAGCTAGGCAAAGTGCAGactcacaggaaaacaaaacactcttaagaaaaaagtaaaagggggctggagagatggctcagaggttaagagcactgactgctcttccagaggtcctgagttcaaatcccagcaaccacatggtagctcacaaccatctgtaaagaaatctgatgccctcttctggtgaatctgaagacagctacagtgtacttatatataataaataaatctttaaaaaaaaaaaaaaaagaaaaatgtaaaagaacaaaTACCTCTAAATCATGCTCGTACTGTGCTGCCAAAGCTGGGTCCATGACCACCTCAGGTGGGGCAAGAGCAGGCATGGCAACGAACTCCAAGTTAGGATCTCCAATGAGCTTTCTGGCAAGCCAGAGGAAAGGCTTTTCAAAGTTGTAGTTACTTTTGGCAGAAATGTCATAGTactgttttaaaacaaagagGAATGTATACTTAAAAACTCTATTAATAATCTCCATTCCAAGACACTATAAACAAAGACATTTTATAACCCACATTAAAACACACTGATCAAATTCTAATAGCATATATGGGTACCTTACAATCTTCTCTAGGAATGAGTCAATAAATTAAGAAATACCTGAAGATTCTTCTTTCGGTGGAAGACAATAGATTTTGCCTTCACTTTCCTGTCTTTAATATCCACTTTGTTGCCACACAATACAATGGGGATGTTTTCACACACGCGTACCAGATCTCTATGCCAGTTAGGTACGTTCTTGTAAGTAACTCTTGATGTTACGTCAAACATTATAATGGCACACTGGGCTGAAAAACAATGGAGGCATTGGAATGTGTCTTAGTCTACTCCAGGATCCAGTCATCATCTTGGGCCTGACTATGGATCATCCATCAACCCACTCTACTCAAAGATCCACCCCAAACTAAAAAGTAAAGACTGTAAAACATGGCACTGAACACAATTCCTCTTTAAATGAAAACTTCAAAAGTCAAGACTCTATCAActaccttctctctcctccccatcacACCTATCTAATTACCACCACTTTTCATCAAAGTTCAAACACCACCCTTCTAGAGAATCTATCTCCTTTATACTAAGTAGGTCCCACAAACACTCTGCCACCTAGAAACACATTCTTAAATGGCTAAGAAAATGAGTTCAGGTCCCTTGAACCTACCCTGCAGGGATGGATGGTGAGGACACAGTTAAAGAGAGAGCACGTGTACAGTCCAACTTCTTTGGTTAAAAAGTTAACCCAGAGGATAAACACCCTTGTGTCTTTACATGCTAAGAAGCCAAAGAACTTCCAATCATTTCCTCATCAGCTAAGATCACAAGGATATTCGATTTTAACCGCCAACGAGCCTTTTTCCCCTTATGCTTTTTGAATCACTTTCAAGGAGAAAAGTAAAAGTACAATTTACAGGACAAGGCAGGTCttaagtgagagagagagggagggcctGGCTCCAGGGGAGGGCTGGAGGTTTAGTATCTGGGCCAAATGCTCACTTTATTTTAGTGATGGGAATATCCACGCATGGCCACTGCCGTTATCCCTGAATTTAAGTTTTGAAAACCAAAAATGACCCACAAGCTTCCCAGTAGTTTAGTCTCCTACTAAGCTGTAAAGCCACGGTTTTCCCCAAACCAATGCCTAGGATGACACAGCATGTGATCGAACGACACAACGGCCGactcttacttaaaaaaaaaaaaaaatcaaacccatCTCCTACTCAGTGGAACGAGGTCGCCTCCCTAGAttcctctctcatctctctcccctccttaGTCTCCCGGTAAAGGCTGGATCTCCTGCTCACACCCCATGCACATGTCCGCCGTCCAGGCCCACTTCCGCAGCCCCCTCACCTTGGATGTAGTAGCCATCGCGCAGGCCCCCGAACTTCTCCTGGCCGGCTGTGTCCCACACGTTGAACTTGATGGGTCCTCTGTTGGTATGGAAGACGAGCGGGTGCACCTCCACGCCCAGGGTGGCTGCGGGGACAAGGCGGCAGGGTCAGCCATGCACTACCCGCGCCATCCCCACGCCCACGGCCGCGCAGCCCCTACCGCACCTACCTACATACTTCTTCTCAAACTCGCCCGTCAAGTGGCGCTTCACGAACGTCGTCTTCCCGGTGCCGCCGTCGCCCACCAGGACGAGCTAAAGAGAAGGCGGCAGCGTGAGCCGCCCGGGTTCCCTCCCGCCATGCCGCTCCCCCGACCTTCCCTCTCGCCCAATAGGCCCGTCCGTCCGTACACGCACCTTGAACTGGACCTGCGGCTCTCCCTGGGCGGCCATCGCGGCGATCCTGCGGGAGAGAGCGGCTGCGGCACGTGCGCCCCACAAAGGCCGCGGCCGGGAAGAGCGCGCGGGAAGGCGGGGACGCGGCGTGAGacggtgggggaagggaagctagCTGAGAAGCTCAGGGCGCTGCCCGTCCGCTCTCCTCACCGCCACCGCCCAGCACCCACCCGAAGGACACCCAAACCCTCCGGTCGCCGCCCGCGCCCGGCCCGGCCCTCCCGGCCTCGCTGCTACCTTCCAGAAGAGTCTCCGCGCCTGTCCGactgaagctggaaagatggcgGAAGCGCGATTCAAATGCCGGAGACGCAGCGGACGCCGGCGCGCGGAGGGGGAGGAGCCTAGAAGGGGCGGAGCAACGGCGCCGCGCCCAACCACGcggcgcgcgcgcacgcgcacgtcCGCTTGAGCCGTCCGACTCGGCGGTCGGTCTGAGCGCCAAGGGCGGGAGAGGTGCGGCGGGTCACGTGAGACGAGCGAGCGGGAACGCGCACGCAGCCAGAACAGGAGGTCCGCGTGAGCCGGCTCTGAGCGCGGGCTCCCGCGCGCATGCGCTCACTGCGGGAGGCCGCGCGTCACGCGGGCGGCGGCCTAGTCCGGGCCTCGTGGGCGGGAAAGGCGGGCGCTGCTTCTCTGTCGCTTGTTGTTGCTTAGGGGGCACCGCCCGACCTTCGTCCCTAAGGCCTGTGTCCGCAGACACAGAAGATCTCGCGGACGGGCGATTGCGGAGGGCGCGCGGCTGCTGTCTGCAGAATGAATGGGGTGAATGAATGAGGGTGCGCGTGCCCGAGGCCCGGCTTGCGTCAGCCATGCGTACTAGGCATGGACACGGCCTGGGATTCATGCGTGGGGTTTTGTGGTCCTAGCTGTGGACGGGACCGGATGCAGTTAGTCCAAGCGTTCTGCACCCCGGAGCCCTTCCTCTGTTGCATAGTCCGAGTAATCCATTTCTCAGAAAAGACCCCACCCAGGCTCCCTCCGGAGCAGCAATGGACC from Rattus norvegicus strain BN/NHsdMcwi chromosome 12, GRCr8, whole genome shotgun sequence includes the following:
- the Ran gene encoding GTP-binding nuclear protein Ran isoform X1, which produces MAAQGEPQVQFKLVLVGDGGTGKTTFVKRHLTGEFEKKYVATLGVEVHPLVFHTNRGPIKFNVWDTAGQEKFGGLRDGYYIQAQCAIIMFDVTSRVTYKNVPNWHRDLVRVCENIPIVLCGNKVDIKDRKVKAKSIVFHRKKNLQYYDISAKSNYNFEKPFLWLARKLIGDPNLEFVAMPALAPPEVVMDPALAAQYEHDLEVAQTTALPDEDDDL